The Gossypium hirsutum isolate 1008001.06 chromosome D02, Gossypium_hirsutum_v2.1, whole genome shotgun sequence region AATTTCTGCCCACATCACCCGTTAAAAGCCTCCCAaaaatggcttttgacaaaaccaaaaagagacaataaaatgtggcagaaattatgggtttcccacatagtgggacccacacCTAACAGTTGGTGTTTCTCAGCTCCTCCTACTTCTATTTGGCCTAATTCGTTTGTTGGTAGCCCTTCCCAACAGGTTAACATGCCCACTTCCGGTATAACACAAcctcaagcttatgtggcaactCTTAAAACTGTGGCAGATAACTCCTGGTATGCGGACTCAGGTGTCACGCATCACCTTACAAATTCGGCTACCACAATTAGTGATGGTGAATCATACAAAGGTCCAGGTAAGGTGTTTGTTGGGAATGGTTCAGCTCTCTCTGTTTTGACTACTGGGCAATCATCTCTTCTTACACGGTCTCAGCCATTGTTCATGCGATCGTTATTGTTTGTTCCTAGCatcactaaaatttttttatctatgtCCAAGTTTGCTAAGGATAACAGAGTGATGTTTGAGTTCTTTCCTACTCAGTGTCAAGTGCGTGATTTGCAAACTAAAGAGGTTCTTTTGAAAGGTTCCGTGCATCATGAGTTGTACAGGCTCCATCTCAACAAGTCCTCTACAGGTGGATTGTCTTCTACGTGTGCTCAGTGTCTTACAGCTAGCAAAATGCTGCCTCTCAATATTTGGCATTCTAGGCTAGGCCACCCGTGTCAAGCTATTCTGTCAAAGGCACTTCTAAGATGTAATATTCAGTTTGCTGATAATAATAAAGCAGTTGAGTGTGTTACTTGTCATTTAGGGAAAGAACATAAACTTTCTTTTTCTAAATCGAATACTACATACAGTTCACCTCTTTAGTTGATAGTtgctgatgtatggggaccggcTCCACTGATGTCCAATGGTTTTCGGTACTATGCTGTTTTCACTGATGCATACTCACGTTATACATGGCTTTATTTCTTAAAGAAAAAGTCAGAGCTTATTACTGTGTTTCCATAGTTTCATCGTCAAGCTGAAAGAGTACTTGGTGCAAagcttcaaatgctacaaacAGATGGGGGAGGGGAGTTTCAAGCATTGAAAAGCTATTTAACGCAACATGGCATTGTCCAGCGCCTCTCTTGTCCATATACATCTGCTCAGAATGGTCTCGTTGAGCGCAAACATAGACAAGTGGTTGAAACGGGTCTATCTATGCTTGCTCATGCTGCTATGCCCTTGAAATTCTGGAATGAAGCTTTTTGCAGTGCTGTGTTTCTGATCAACAGGTTACCCTCTCACCCTTTAGGAGATATATCACCTTATGAAAAGCTATTTAAAACAAAACCAGACTATTCCTCTCTTCGCATATTTGGTTGCCTGTGTTTTCCCAATCTACGGCCTTTCACCAAAACAAAACTTCAATTCCGATATTCACCCTGTGTGTTTCTCGGCTACTCTCCGATGCATAAAGGTTACAAATGCCAAGATTCAACTGGTAAAATTTATGTTACTCGTCATGCTACTTTCATGAAAACACTTTTCCATACAAAACTTTTTCTTCAACACCTGTCACATCTAGTCCTGTGCCCCAGTCTAGTGCAAAACTTTTTGTTTTAGCTCATAGTCAAACAAACAGTACTAGCACACCAACCATAACTACATCTAATACTCATTCTATGACACCTAGCCCTTCACCTGCCACATCTGCGTCACATCCTGATTATCAAAATATATCACAAGACATGTCTAATCCACCTGACTCACCTAGACCGTCTACATCTCAACCTCTCACACATGTCTCACCTACTTCAACTCTCTCGCCTAGACTACAAACTTCACACCCTTCACATCCTATCCCTCTTAACACACATTCCATGGTCACCAGAAGTAAGGTCGAAATTTTTAAACCAAAAGTCTATTTGAGCACAGCATCTTGCTCATCTTCTGAGGTGTCCTCCGATATTCACACTGCAATGGCCTCTAAGTGTTGGCAGGCTGCTATTCGCAATGAGCTTCAAGCATTGGCTCGTAACAATACTTGGACCATCTGTCCGCTACTAGAGAATCGAAGAGCTGTTGGGTGCAAGTGGctttttaaggttaaaaagaaAGCTGATGGTTCGGTAGACAGGTACAAAGCTcggttggtagcaaaaggtttCTCTCAACATGCAGGGATTACTTTTTGGGGCACTTTTAGTCCGGTGGTTCGCGCATCCACGATTCGTACTGTTCTTGCTCTTGCTGTTATGCAAGGATGGTCGTTGAGGCAAGTTGATATCAACAATGCTTTTCTTAATGGTGAGCTTACTGAAGAGTTGTACATGGAGCAACCCCCAGGCTTTAAAGTTTTCGATGCCTCCGGTCAGAAACTTGTCTGTAAGCTGCAAAAAGCTCTCTATGGCCTGAGACAAGCTCCTCGCGCATGGTTTCAAACACTCAGACAGTATCTTGTTGAGCAGCTTCAGTTTCGAGCATCCAAAGCTGACTCCTCATTATTTATTCGAGAGTCTGACGGGCAGACTACACTACTCatggtttatgttgatgacattgtTCTTACGGGCAGTTCGGATCATGATATAGCAGATGTTGTTCTTCAGCTGCATAAAAAATTTACTCTCAAGGATATGGGAGAACTCAACTTTTTCTTGGGCATTGAAGTGCAGCGCACTACACAGGGACTACTACTCAGTCAAAAGAAGTATGTTACTGAACTACTTCAAAAAGTTGGAATGGTCGGGGCAACTCCTACTCCAACACCCATGGTAAGCACCCCCAAATTGGTAACCTCAGATGGCAGTCATCAGTTGGTTGATGCTCACTTATACAGAAGCGTTGTCATTCAGTGTTAATAAACTAAGCCAGTTCATGAACTCTCCGAGTGAAACACATTGGAAGGTCATCAAGCGTGTCTTGAGATATTTAATTGGCACAATGGATTATGGACTGTTTCTTTCAACAGGTCAACTTGAGCTAGTTTGTTATTCTGATGCTGACTGGGCCTCGTCAGTGGAAGATCGACGATCAACTTCAGGGTATGTGGTGTTCCTAGGTCCCAATCCAATTGCTTGGAGTTCAAATAAGCAGCCAGTTGTATCAAGGTCATCGGCTGAAGCAGAATATCGCAGCCTAGCAAATTGTGTTGCTAAACTTTTGTGGCTTCAACAGCTGTTAGAAGAAGTGGGCATCTCATCATCTAAGTTGCCAGTAATTTGGTGCGACAATTCTTCTGCAGTGTCTGTGGCTGAGAATCCCACACAACATGAAAAAATGAAGCATGTTGAAATAGATCATCAATTTGTTAGGGAGAAAATCCATGCAGGACTTCTACAAGTCAATTTCATACCATCTGAACAGCAGATTGCTGACGTTCTAACTAAACCAATCACACCTAAGATGTTTTCTGCTTTCGACATGCTCTTGGAGTCTTATCACTCAATGAGcttaaaactcaaaaatcaaccaGTTGGGGAATGTTAAGAATAATACAGTTGTGTTAGTTTGTAACAGTTGTAACTCCAAAAGCCGTTAGTTTGTTGATAGTCAGCGGTTAGTTGGTTACAGCAGTTTCTGAACATGTGTATAAATACATGCATTTACTGCATGTTCATTGTGTGAAAAATATCATTCTTCAGAGTTTCATCAGTGTTTTACTTATAGTTTAACACACCAGGTGTAAGAGCAATTATACATCGAAGGCATGTACGTTGCACACATTCTTCACATTTATAAGCAAAAGCATTAGAAAAGCAGAGACATTGTTCACAATGAAATACTTCGTTTAAAGTAAGGACTAATGGTGGTCGGCAAAGATGATGCCAAACATGCTTTACCTTTGGTAACTCAACACAAATTTTATGGAGAAACAAATCACACTGTGTACAGTAGTAAAATGAAGCCGAGATCGGTAATCTGCACCCATCACAACATTTGTTAACATACTCACCTACTCTGTCACCTAACGTTAAGTGGTGAATATGCATAGAATGTTCTATTACTGTGGCTTCtccaacatcattccattcaagaACCTTGGTTATGGAGCTAACAAACTCATTAGGAGATTCCTCATCTTCATTTTCTACTATTTCATATAAATCTTTATCCTTCATTGCACACTTCACATGGAATATAACATCGCACTTTGAACAATAGTAACTACCATGCTCTATATTGACTTCATCATGACATATTATGCAATCCAAAACTCTAAAATCTTCCACGCGAAGGAAATATTTGTGAAAAAGACGATGATCATGCCACTTGCTTTTGATGATGCGTGGCAAAGAAGTGCACTTTTTATGGACCATAATGTTACATGTACAACATATGTAGGAAGCGTAACTTCCTTCAATACCACATGCATCACAAATGAATGATGATCCTCTTAGCAACAAAGTGAAAGGATGTTCATGccttttatcttcaacaacagGATCTAAAGATTCTGATACACATTCAATGTGAGCAACAAACTTACACGGAGAACAACCATAAACAAATCCTATAGGCAATTCATTGTTTTTTCCGCATATCTTGCAAGAGAGTCGTTCGCTATTAAATTGTAGAGTAAGAGGATGCTTGTGATGGCATTTATGATTCAGTTTGAAAGGAAGCTTAGCGCATTTTTCATGTAAATTAAATCTACAGTCAGGAGAAAAGTGTGTATACTTTGCTAATGGTTCCCAACATCCAAAGCACTTACTAACATCTTTAAGTTCTTCATCACCGTTTTCAGTGGAAATCAAAGGATgttgaagggcaaaatggtcaagcTCTTTCAAATTATTCTCAgcaatattaaatgtaaacaaaGCACATTTAATATGAAAGTCCAATTCGCAAGAACAGTGATAAACAAAATCATTACCGTCTTTACCGCAAAAAGTGCAAATGTACTCTCCCGATATATAAGGTACATTTTGCATAAGAAGAAGAGGACGATGAGGATGAAAAGGATGATTAAGCTCCAAAGGTGCCTCGGCACATGCCTTGTGAAGATAAAACCCACAGTGCTCCACACAGCAAAAACATGGAGCAGACACCTCCTCCCCGCACCTGGAGCAATGAGTTACACCACTTTGATTGTGGATCAGCTGGTCCTGATTCAAGATAAGAAGCAGGAGATTGGTGGCCATAATTGCTAGACTCCTCCATTTCTCCTTCCCCAAgcaatataaataaaagaaaagcttGACTTTGGGAGCAAAGTTTGAATGGGAAAACAAGATTACAAGCGAAGAAAGACAATGATTCAGGAAGTGGGGGAGCATTTGATATTTAGAGGCAGAGGGTCGTCGCTTATGGTAAAGATCCCG contains the following coding sequences:
- the LOC121214899 gene encoding uncharacterized protein translates to MATNLLLLILNQDQLIHNQSGVTHCSRCGEEVSAPCFCCVEHCGFYLHKACAEAPLELNHPFHPHRPLLLMQNVPYISGEYICTFCGKDGNDFVYHCSCELDFHIKCALFTFNIAENNLKELDHFALQHPLISTENGDEELKDVSKCFGCWEPLAKYTHFSPDCRFNLHEKCAKLPFKLNHKCHHKHPLTLQFNSERLSCKICGKNNELPIGFVYGCSPCKFVAHIECVSESLDPVVEDKRHEHPFTLLLRGSSFICDACGIEGSYASYICCTCNIMVHKKCTSLPRIIKSKWHDHRLFHKYFLRVEDFRVLDCIICHDEVNIEHGSYYCSKCDVIFHVKCAMKDKDLYEIVENEDEESPNEFVSSITKVLEWNDVGEATVIEHSMHIHHLTLGDRVECVQRTCLRCIIALTPGVLNYK